From Methylopila sp. M107, a single genomic window includes:
- a CDS encoding aldolase/citrate lyase family protein, with product MGGALEVGPPHFTAWLALPYPPAVEAVARAGFHSVTLDAQHGYADFDTVVGAIAAAALAGRPAMVRLPLNGFGFGARALDVGAAGVIAPMIDSAADARAFVDAVKFPPLGRRSWGPIRAQGLLGLERDAYLAQANDLTLALAMIETERGLGHVDEIVGTDGIDGLLIGPNDLCVSLTGGAAVDPGHPSVVAALDRVLTAARRAGKPVAIYANTASFASDYLRRGFAMIALGTDLNFLAAGAERALADVFDAPATGAGHGG from the coding sequence ATGGGCGGCGCGCTCGAGGTCGGGCCACCGCACTTTACGGCCTGGCTCGCCCTGCCCTATCCGCCGGCCGTCGAGGCCGTCGCCCGCGCGGGGTTCCATTCGGTCACGCTCGACGCCCAGCACGGCTATGCGGATTTCGATACGGTCGTCGGCGCGATCGCGGCCGCGGCGCTGGCCGGGCGGCCGGCCATGGTGCGGCTGCCGCTCAACGGGTTCGGTTTCGGCGCGCGGGCGCTCGATGTCGGGGCGGCCGGCGTCATCGCGCCGATGATCGATTCGGCCGCCGACGCGCGCGCATTCGTCGACGCCGTGAAGTTTCCCCCGCTCGGGCGGCGCAGCTGGGGGCCGATCCGCGCCCAGGGCCTGCTCGGCCTGGAGCGCGACGCCTATCTGGCGCAGGCGAACGACCTGACGCTTGCGCTCGCCATGATCGAGACCGAGCGCGGGCTCGGCCATGTGGACGAGATCGTCGGGACGGACGGAATCGACGGGCTGCTCATCGGACCGAACGACCTCTGCGTGTCGCTGACCGGCGGCGCCGCGGTCGATCCGGGCCATCCAAGCGTGGTGGCGGCGCTCGACCGCGTGCTGACCGCCGCCCGGCGCGCGGGCAAGCCGGTTGCGATCTACGCCAACACGGCATCCTTCGCGTCCGACTACCTTCGCCGCGGCTTCGCCATGATTGCGCTTGGAACGGACCTTAACTTCTTAGCGGCGGGCGCCGAGCGTGCGCTCGCCGACGTGTTCGACGCCCCCGCGACCGGAGCCGGCCACGGCGGCTGA
- a CDS encoding DUF1476 domain-containing protein, producing MTTFDSREQAMEAMFVHDEDMKFRAIARRNRLLGLWAAEKLGKSGEDADRYAKSVVMADFEEEGDQDVFRKIRRDFDAGGVEQSDHQIRRHMDELLAAAAQQLLTEG from the coding sequence ATGACCACCTTCGACAGCCGCGAGCAGGCCATGGAGGCCATGTTCGTCCACGACGAGGACATGAAGTTCCGCGCGATCGCGCGCCGAAACCGTCTGCTCGGCCTATGGGCCGCCGAGAAGCTCGGCAAGAGCGGCGAGGACGCTGACCGCTACGCCAAATCCGTGGTGATGGCCGACTTCGAGGAAGAGGGCGATCAGGACGTCTTCCGCAAGATCCGCCGTGATTTCGACGCCGGCGGCGTGGAGCAGTCCGACCATCAGATCCGTCGCCACATGGACGAATTGTTGGCCGCCGCCGCGCAGCAGCTGCTCACGGAGGGCTGA
- a CDS encoding SH3 domain-containing protein, which yields MSFRLIPALASGALLLSCAAASAQTATASTNVNVRSGPGGQYSVIDRLPAGETVNILNCRGEWCEISMGGDSGFVARSYLDDGGRRSSARVVEYDDDYAAGPVVIERDDPDAVVGLSIGGYYESRPYYIREGYYYWGGRWYGRRPGVSGWRSGSWRRWEERRGPPRVDRGGRPPRVEERRARIERAEPGRDPRLRPMERRMPDAANRGPDRDGGSRAAVDRGERRDLGERRDPGERRDLNERRDLGERHGSEPARGPEINQRAERPEIGSRGGSSVTGGRGPDGGGRTPGAGSNDRGDRVGLDRAGGGKRDDR from the coding sequence ATGTCCTTCCGACTGATCCCGGCGCTCGCCTCGGGGGCGTTGCTGCTGTCATGCGCGGCGGCCTCCGCCCAGACCGCGACGGCCTCGACCAACGTCAATGTGCGCTCCGGACCCGGCGGCCAGTACAGCGTCATCGACCGTCTGCCCGCGGGCGAGACCGTCAACATCCTCAATTGCCGGGGCGAGTGGTGCGAGATCAGCATGGGCGGGGACAGCGGCTTCGTCGCCCGCAGCTATCTCGACGACGGCGGCCGGCGCTCCAGCGCCCGCGTGGTGGAGTACGATGACGACTACGCCGCCGGCCCCGTCGTCATTGAGCGCGACGATCCCGACGCCGTCGTCGGGCTGTCGATCGGCGGCTATTACGAGAGCCGGCCGTACTACATCCGCGAAGGCTACTATTACTGGGGCGGCCGCTGGTACGGCCGTCGCCCGGGCGTTTCGGGCTGGCGGTCCGGCTCGTGGCGCCGGTGGGAGGAGCGGCGTGGACCGCCGCGCGTCGACCGCGGCGGCCGGCCGCCGCGCGTCGAAGAGCGGCGCGCCCGGATCGAGCGAGCGGAGCCCGGCCGTGATCCGCGCCTCCGGCCGATGGAGCGCCGCATGCCCGACGCGGCCAATCGCGGCCCCGACCGCGACGGCGGCAGCCGGGCGGCCGTCGACCGCGGCGAGCGACGGGATTTAGGAGAGCGGCGCGATCCGGGCGAACGGCGCGACCTGAATGAAAGGCGGGATCTCGGCGAGCGGCATGGGTCCGAACCGGCGCGAGGTCCGGAAATCAACCAGCGCGCCGAGCGGCCGGAGATTGGTTCCCGCGGCGGCTCGAGCGTAACAGGCGGCCGCGGTCCGGACGGCGGCGGACGCACGCCGGGCGCCGGATCGAACGATCGCGGCGACCGCGTCGGCCTCGACCGCGCCGGCGGCGGCAAGCGCGATGACCGCTGA